Proteins found in one Roseovarius pelagicus genomic segment:
- a CDS encoding DUF4167 domain-containing protein, which produces MRSSKSRSRNKPNRNRSNSVGNVVNRVFDSSGPEGKVRGTPQQIIEKYNQLARDAQLSNDRVATENFQQHAEHYLRLLGAAQKEQDARREQQERENRERQAERDRERAQRQEREGQGQDENASAAPEQPEIVEAESGDADLVETPESQPPAKPKRARKPRRKPDADQTADESPKPPEAAE; this is translated from the coding sequence ATGAGATCATCGAAGTCACGTTCGCGCAACAAGCCGAACCGCAACCGCTCAAACTCGGTCGGCAATGTCGTCAATCGGGTGTTCGACAGTTCCGGGCCCGAGGGCAAGGTGCGCGGTACGCCGCAGCAGATCATTGAGAAGTACAACCAGTTGGCGCGTGATGCGCAACTGAGCAATGACCGTGTCGCTACCGAAAATTTCCAGCAACATGCCGAGCATTATCTGCGTCTTCTGGGAGCGGCCCAGAAAGAACAGGATGCCCGCCGCGAGCAGCAGGAACGCGAGAATCGCGAGCGTCAGGCTGAGCGTGATCGCGAACGTGCACAGCGTCAGGAACGCGAAGGGCAGGGGCAGGACGAGAATGCATCTGCCGCGCCTGAGCAACCTGAAATCGTGGAAGCGGAAAGCGGTGACGCCGATCTGGTCGAGACACCCGAGAGCCAGCCACCCGCAAAACCCAAGCGCGCGCGCAAACCGCGCCGCAAGCCGGATGCGGATCAGACCGCTGACGAGTCCCCCAAACCACCTGAAGCGGCAGAATAA
- a CDS encoding holin family protein, with protein MGLIEKLVSLVFGSGRNVIVETAEVFRENTEADARRRTDERAQALEQFATEFGVRERGRFDRIMDGMNRLPRPALAMGTLGLFIAAMADPVWFAARMQGVALVPEPLWWLLGVVVSFYFGARHQFKGQEFQRSIASTLARTPQVMANLNTLEGVTADFATAADRPAIMSAETDPNAALDEWRRGRRA; from the coding sequence ATGGGGTTGATCGAAAAGCTGGTGTCGCTGGTGTTTGGCAGTGGCCGGAACGTGATTGTTGAAACGGCAGAAGTGTTTCGTGAGAACACCGAAGCAGATGCACGGCGGCGGACGGATGAACGCGCGCAGGCGTTGGAGCAGTTTGCAACAGAGTTCGGCGTCCGGGAGCGTGGCCGGTTCGACCGCATCATGGATGGCATGAACCGCCTGCCACGTCCGGCGCTGGCAATGGGGACGCTGGGCCTGTTTATCGCGGCGATGGCGGATCCTGTGTGGTTTGCCGCGCGGATGCAAGGGGTGGCATTGGTGCCAGAGCCGCTGTGGTGGCTGCTGGGCGTGGTGGTGTCATTTTACTTCGGCGCACGCCATCAGTTCAAAGGGCAGGAATTTCAGCGCTCTATCGCAAGCACGCTGGCACGAACACCGCAGGTCATGGCCAATCTCAATACCTTGGAAGGCGTGACTGCCGATTTTGCCACAGCGGCGGATCGGCCAGCTATCATGTCGGCCGAAACAGACCCGAACGCCGCGCTGGATGAATGGCGGCGTGGCCGGCGTGCGTGA
- a CDS encoding holin-associated N-acetylmuramidase gives MKTVAQIAKEIVAREGGFVNDPDDPGGATNHGVTIHTMRRLGLDLTGDGEVDAQDVRALSRAQAEAIFVRHYFERPGIGKLPEVLQSSVFDMYVNAGSNAVKILQRLLRRMGHDVAVDGAIGPQTIAAVTAAAQDAPDHIADAYAIARRNYYFHLADNRPASRKYARTRKGAKGGWIRRAEEFMANRYHLNTAEFNARVAAWG, from the coding sequence ATGAAAACTGTTGCACAAATCGCCAAGGAAATCGTCGCGCGCGAGGGTGGCTTCGTCAACGATCCGGACGATCCGGGTGGAGCGACCAACCACGGCGTTACGATTCATACGATGCGTCGGCTTGGGCTGGACCTGACCGGCGACGGGGAGGTTGATGCACAGGACGTGCGGGCGCTGAGCCGGGCACAGGCAGAAGCCATCTTTGTACGTCATTATTTTGAGCGTCCGGGCATCGGCAAGCTGCCAGAGGTCTTGCAGTCCAGCGTTTTCGATATGTACGTGAATGCCGGTAGCAACGCGGTAAAGATCCTGCAACGGCTGTTGCGTCGGATGGGCCATGACGTCGCGGTAGACGGTGCCATTGGCCCGCAAACCATCGCAGCAGTCACTGCGGCGGCGCAGGATGCGCCGGACCACATTGCTGACGCTTACGCGATCGCGCGGCGCAATTACTATTTTCACCTGGCAGATAATCGACCGGCAAGCCGTAAATACGCGCGCACCCGCAAGGGCGCAAAGGGGGGATGGATACGGCGCGCCGAAGAGTTCATGGCAAACCGTTATCACCTGAATACGGCAGAGTTTAACGCAAGGGTCGCGGCATGGGGTTGA
- a CDS encoding glutamate racemase has translation MAVGIFDSGLGGLTVLDAVQARLPDMAFIYLGDNAHAPYGVRDANDVYDLTRANVHRLWDSGCDLVILACNTASAAALRRMQEAGVPQGKRVLGVFVPLIEALTERQWGDNSPPREVAVKHVALFATPATVSSRAFQRELAFRAIGVDVEAQACGGVVDAIEEGDLILAEALVRSHVDALKRKMPDPEAAILGCTHYPLMEQVFQEALGDGVSVYSQATLVAESLADYLNRHPGMTGTGEQTRYLTTGDPKRVSDRATQFLRRQITFEAA, from the coding sequence ATGGCAGTTGGAATTTTCGACAGCGGATTAGGCGGTTTGACGGTGCTGGACGCGGTGCAGGCGCGTCTGCCGGACATGGCGTTTATCTATCTCGGGGATAATGCACATGCGCCTTATGGCGTACGCGATGCGAATGATGTCTATGACCTGACGCGGGCCAATGTGCACCGTCTATGGGACAGCGGTTGTGATCTGGTCATTCTGGCGTGCAACACGGCCTCGGCTGCTGCGTTGCGGCGCATGCAAGAGGCGGGTGTGCCACAGGGCAAGCGCGTACTGGGCGTATTCGTACCCTTGATCGAGGCACTGACCGAACGGCAGTGGGGCGACAATTCACCCCCGCGTGAGGTGGCGGTCAAGCATGTTGCGCTCTTTGCCACACCGGCCACCGTCAGTAGCCGCGCATTTCAGCGCGAGCTGGCGTTTCGCGCGATTGGTGTGGATGTCGAGGCGCAGGCTTGCGGCGGCGTGGTCGATGCGATCGAAGAGGGTGATCTCATTCTGGCCGAGGCGCTGGTGCGCAGCCATGTGGACGCGTTAAAGCGCAAGATGCCGGACCCAGAAGCCGCGATTTTGGGCTGCACCCATTACCCGCTGATGGAACAGGTGTTTCAAGAGGCGCTGGGGGACGGGGTTTCGGTTTACAGTCAGGCGACCTTGGTCGCCGAGAGCCTTGCCGATTATCTGAACCGGCATCCGGGCATGACGGGCACTGGCGAGCAAACCCGATATCTGACCACCGGTGACCCAAAGCGGGTGTCAGACCGTGCCACGCAGTTCCTGCGACGACAGATCACGTTCGAAGCGGCCTAA
- the argC gene encoding N-acetyl-gamma-glutamyl-phosphate reductase gives MTHSIAILGASGYTGAELVRLIATHPNMQIKALGANSKAGQAMADVFPHLRHLDLPDLVTIEEIDFSGIDLCFCALPHATSQAVIRDLPKTMKIVDLSADFRLRDPKVYAKWYGGQHAALECQAEAVYGLTEFYREEIRGARLVAGTGCNAATGQYALRPLIAGKLIDLDEIIIDLKTGVSGAGRSLKENLLHAELSEGAHAYGVGGTHRHLAEFDQEFSAIAGQEVKVQFTPHLLPANRGIIATVYVKGEPDAIHAALAATYADEPFLHVLPFGQTPSTRHIRGSNFCHIGVSGDRIPGRAIVVAALDNLTKGSSGQALQNANLMLGEDETAGLMLAPVFP, from the coding sequence ATGACCCATTCCATCGCCATCCTTGGCGCATCGGGCTACACCGGGGCCGAACTGGTCCGGCTGATTGCCACGCACCCGAACATGCAGATCAAGGCGCTGGGCGCCAATTCCAAGGCCGGACAGGCCATGGCTGACGTCTTTCCGCATCTGCGTCACCTCGACCTGCCAGATCTGGTGACCATCGAGGAAATTGATTTCTCTGGTATCGACCTGTGTTTCTGCGCGCTGCCACATGCGACTTCTCAGGCGGTGATCCGCGATCTGCCCAAGACGATGAAAATCGTCGACCTCAGCGCCGATTTCAGGCTGCGTGACCCAAAGGTGTATGCCAAGTGGTATGGCGGCCAGCACGCGGCACTGGAATGTCAGGCAGAGGCGGTCTACGGGCTGACAGAGTTCTACCGCGAGGAAATCAGGGGCGCGCGGCTGGTAGCGGGCACGGGTTGCAATGCGGCGACTGGCCAATATGCGCTGCGGCCATTGATCGCGGGCAAGCTGATCGATCTTGATGAGATCATTATCGACCTCAAGACCGGGGTAAGCGGTGCAGGGCGAAGCCTGAAGGAAAACCTGCTGCATGCCGAGCTATCCGAGGGCGCGCATGCCTATGGCGTTGGTGGCACGCATCGGCATCTGGCGGAGTTTGACCAAGAGTTTTCGGCCATTGCCGGGCAGGAGGTCAAGGTACAATTCACGCCGCATTTGTTGCCTGCAAACAGAGGGATAATTGCCACTGTTTATGTCAAAGGCGAGCCTGACGCGATCCATGCGGCGTTGGCTGCGACCTATGCTGACGAGCCGTTCCTGCATGTCCTGCCCTTTGGCCAGACACCCAGCACGCGGCATATTCGCGGCAGCAATTTCTGCCATATCGGCGTCAGTGGTGACCGTATTCCGGGGCGGGCTATCGTCGTGGCAGCACTTGATAACCTGACCAAGGGATCCAGTGGGCAGGCCTTGCAGAATGCGAACCTGATGTTAGGTGAGGATGAGACTGCAGGGCTGATGCTGGCCCCGGTTTTCCCGTAA
- a CDS encoding LysR family transcriptional regulator has protein sequence MDWDKLRIFHAVADAGSLTHAGDQLHLSQSAVSRQIRGLEESLNATLFHRHARGLILTEQGELLFDATRAMVKRLDAATARIRDSEEEVFGELRVTTTIGFGTLWLAPRLPQLYDKYPDLKIDLMLEERVLDLPMREADVAIRMKEPSQADLIRKRLMSVHMRLYASSAYLEKYGTPQSIDDLPNHRLICQNPKSAQVGAGATLVSELMASEIPATLTVNNYFGVLQGVLHNLGIGVLPEYLVYDFPNLVRVLPEIESVEVPVFLAYPEELRHSQRIAAFRDFVQDEIFTYRKTLREQALS, from the coding sequence ATGGACTGGGACAAGCTCAGAATATTTCACGCGGTTGCGGATGCAGGCTCTTTAACCCATGCTGGTGATCAGCTGCACCTGTCACAATCAGCAGTTTCGCGCCAGATACGCGGGCTCGAAGAGTCCTTGAACGCCACTCTGTTTCACCGCCATGCACGCGGCCTGATTCTGACCGAACAGGGCGAATTGCTGTTTGATGCCACGCGGGCCATGGTCAAACGGCTTGATGCCGCTACAGCGCGCATTCGCGACAGCGAAGAAGAAGTATTTGGCGAGTTGCGCGTGACCACGACCATTGGCTTCGGCACGCTCTGGCTCGCCCCGCGCCTGCCGCAACTCTACGATAAATACCCCGACCTCAAAATCGACCTGATGCTCGAAGAACGTGTGCTTGACCTGCCCATGCGCGAGGCCGACGTGGCAATCCGTATGAAAGAACCCAGTCAAGCGGACCTAATCCGCAAACGATTGATGAGCGTCCATATGCGCCTTTATGCCTCCTCCGCCTATCTGGAGAAATACGGCACACCGCAGAGCATTGACGATCTACCCAACCACCGCCTGATCTGCCAGAATCCCAAATCAGCCCAGGTGGGCGCGGGCGCGACGCTGGTGAGCGAATTGATGGCCAGTGAAATCCCCGCAACGCTAACCGTGAACAACTATTTTGGCGTGCTTCAGGGCGTGTTGCATAACCTCGGCATCGGCGTGTTGCCAGAGTATCTGGTTTACGATTTCCCGAATCTTGTGCGGGTTCTACCAGAGATTGAGTCGGTCGAAGTACCGGTCTTCCTCGCATATCCCGAAGAACTGCGGCATTCGCAACGAATCGCAGCCTTCCGAGACTTTGTTCAGGATGAGATCTTTACTTATCGTAAAACGCTGCGAGAGCAGGCACTTAGCTGA
- a CDS encoding lysophospholipid acyltransferase family protein encodes MPPERQIARDISYAHSAETRGGRAIIRTMENLTGRIRLIKRAHGYESEIASGRDFWQVMVERYGLSLDVVGGSLTHIPRDGPLILIANHPYGILDGLMMGHILRQMRGDFRILANSVFCHAEDIRRVILPISFDATKEAVQMNLATRKEALGYLGQGGAIGIFPGGAVSTAARPFSQPMDPGWRGFTARMIAKSGATVVPVFFDGHTSRLFQIASHLHATLRMGLLLKEFRRRVDRPVQAVIGEPIDRRALQVHAGDSKSMMEFLRLKTYELSPRPLDPKGIGFEWQ; translated from the coding sequence ATGCCGCCAGAGCGCCAGATCGCGCGCGACATCAGCTACGCCCATTCCGCCGAAACGCGGGGCGGGCGGGCCATAATCCGCACGATGGAGAACCTGACCGGGCGCATTCGCCTGATCAAACGTGCCCACGGATACGAGAGTGAGATCGCCTCCGGGCGGGACTTCTGGCAGGTGATGGTCGAACGCTACGGTCTAAGTCTGGATGTCGTGGGTGGATCGCTGACGCATATCCCACGGGATGGCCCGCTGATTCTGATCGCAAACCATCCGTATGGCATCCTTGATGGGCTGATGATGGGTCACATTCTGCGCCAGATGCGCGGCGATTTCCGCATTCTGGCAAATTCAGTGTTCTGCCATGCCGAAGATATTCGCCGTGTCATCCTGCCGATTTCCTTCGATGCGACGAAGGAAGCGGTGCAAATGAATCTGGCCACGCGCAAAGAGGCGCTGGGCTATCTCGGGCAGGGTGGGGCGATTGGCATTTTTCCAGGCGGTGCAGTGTCGACGGCGGCGCGCCCGTTTTCGCAGCCGATGGATCCCGGTTGGCGTGGGTTCACTGCGCGAATGATTGCGAAATCAGGCGCAACCGTCGTGCCGGTGTTTTTCGATGGACATACCAGCCGTCTCTTTCAGATCGCGAGCCATCTGCACGCGACGCTGCGCATGGGTCTGTTGCTAAAGGAATTCCGCCGCCGGGTGGATCGCCCTGTGCAGGCGGTCATCGGAGAGCCGATTGATCGGCGGGCTTTGCAGGTTCATGCGGGTGACAGCAAATCTATGATGGAATTCCTGCGGCTGAAGACGTATGAGCTATCCCCGAGGCCGCTGGACCCCAAAGGCATCGGTTTCGAGTGGCAGTAA
- a CDS encoding indolepyruvate ferredoxin oxidoreductase family protein — protein sequence MSKQKVSLNDRFDLSKRQVLLNGTQALVRLMLTQAARDKAAGLNTAGYVTGYRGSPLGAVDLQMARAEKLLAESNVKFHEGLNEDLAATALWGTQQAELRGEGKYDGVFGLWYGKGPGVDRTGDVMRHANMAGTSAHGGVLMAMGDDHTGESSTVLHQSEWAMVDAYMPVVSPAGVQEILDYGIYGCALSRFSGLWVGLKTMKDTVEATAVVDGNVDRMQLIAPDFDMPEGGLNIRLGDTPHAQEARVIDYRRFAAEAFSHANKMDKRMIGKRGAKIGFVAAGKNWLDLVHAMDLLGIDAETAEKLGVTAYKIGQTFPLDMKGFHDWAEELDLIIVVEEKRKLIEVQIKEALFDDPHRRVYGWFRGGAGAMHREELFPTRGALDPIMIAEKLGGILIEEGRSTDRLKAGLARLAEARAGDNAEEIATRLPYFCSGCPHNSSTKLPEGSRAYAGIGCHYMVQWMDRETTGFTHMGGEGANWIGEAPFSNRDHVFQNLGDGTYNHSGVQAIRAALASDANITYKILYNDAVAMTGGQQNEGGLDAPRIVQELKAMGVKELAVVYDEKEDVDFKAFPQGIEIKERAGLMDVQKRMAEVKGVSAIVYIQTCAAEKRRRRKRGLFPDPDKRVFINTDVCEGCGDCGVQSNCVSIVPIETELGRKRAIDQSSCNKDYSCVKGFCPSFVTLEGAQIRKGATTELKLPDMPSPELPAINGTHNVVITGVGGTGVVTIGAVLAQAAQIDGKGAGMMEMAGLAQKGGAVHIHCRIAETPGDISAIRVATGECHALIGGDLVVSAGAKTLGLTSRGQTGAVVNSHEIITGDFTRNTEFKLPSDRLALALEARLGDDVQLFDASELAKAVMGDSIFSNMMIFGAAWQRGLVPISHDAITQAIALNGAAVEKNLRAFESGRWAALYPQEAVGLLTPNVVNMPKSLEEKIAYRADQLVAYQGKRLAKRYRRLVDGIEDREVREAVAQGYHKLLSYKDEYEVARLLLSSRDKAKAEFDGDFKMRFHLAPPILAKKATDGRPQKREFGPWMEWPMRVLVKFRKLRGTPLDVFGYTAERKMERALIKQYEADMADVLPRLTDETRDLIVALAELPLQIRGFGPVKAANEAKAAKTREGLLSAMRVGGGIVAQAAQ from the coding sequence ATGAGCAAGCAAAAGGTTTCGCTGAATGATCGGTTTGATCTGAGCAAGCGACAGGTGCTGCTGAACGGCACACAAGCGTTAGTGCGGTTGATGCTGACGCAAGCGGCGCGCGACAAGGCGGCGGGGCTGAATACGGCAGGATACGTGACCGGATATCGCGGCTCGCCATTGGGGGCGGTCGATTTGCAGATGGCCCGTGCCGAAAAGCTGTTGGCGGAGTCGAACGTCAAGTTCCACGAAGGTTTGAACGAAGACCTTGCGGCGACCGCCCTATGGGGGACCCAGCAGGCCGAATTGCGTGGCGAAGGCAAATATGACGGTGTCTTTGGCCTGTGGTACGGCAAGGGGCCGGGGGTGGACCGCACCGGCGACGTGATGCGGCATGCCAATATGGCGGGCACCAGTGCGCATGGCGGGGTCCTGATGGCGATGGGTGACGACCACACAGGCGAGAGCAGCACCGTGCTGCATCAATCGGAATGGGCGATGGTGGATGCCTATATGCCGGTGGTCAGCCCGGCGGGTGTGCAGGAAATTCTGGACTACGGCATTTACGGTTGTGCGCTGAGCCGGTTTTCCGGGCTTTGGGTCGGCCTGAAGACCATGAAAGACACCGTGGAAGCCACGGCTGTTGTCGATGGCAACGTGGATCGCATGCAGCTGATTGCGCCCGACTTCGATATGCCAGAGGGCGGATTGAACATCCGTCTGGGTGACACACCGCACGCGCAGGAAGCGCGGGTAATCGATTACCGCCGCTTTGCCGCAGAAGCGTTCAGCCATGCCAACAAGATGGACAAGCGGATGATCGGCAAGCGTGGCGCCAAGATCGGCTTTGTTGCGGCGGGCAAGAACTGGCTCGATCTGGTCCATGCGATGGACCTGCTCGGCATCGACGCCGAGACAGCCGAGAAGCTGGGCGTGACTGCCTACAAGATCGGCCAGACCTTTCCACTGGACATGAAAGGTTTCCATGATTGGGCAGAGGAACTGGATCTGATCATCGTGGTCGAGGAAAAGCGCAAACTGATCGAGGTGCAGATCAAAGAGGCGCTCTTTGATGATCCCCACCGACGTGTCTATGGTTGGTTCCGGGGCGGTGCCGGTGCCATGCACCGAGAGGAGCTGTTTCCGACGCGCGGGGCGCTGGACCCGATTATGATTGCGGAAAAACTGGGCGGTATCCTGATTGAGGAAGGCCGCAGTACTGACCGTTTAAAGGCCGGGCTGGCCCGTTTGGCCGAGGCGCGTGCAGGTGACAACGCCGAAGAGATTGCGACGCGTCTTCCCTATTTCTGTTCCGGCTGTCCGCACAACAGCTCGACCAAGCTGCCCGAGGGCAGCCGTGCCTATGCCGGGATCGGCTGTCACTATATGGTCCAGTGGATGGACCGCGAAACCACCGGGTTCACCCATATGGGCGGGGAGGGCGCGAACTGGATCGGTGAGGCGCCGTTTTCAAACCGCGATCATGTGTTCCAGAACCTTGGCGACGGCACTTACAACCATTCGGGCGTTCAAGCGATCCGCGCCGCCCTCGCCTCGGATGCCAACATTACTTACAAAATCCTCTACAATGATGCCGTTGCCATGACGGGTGGCCAACAGAACGAAGGCGGGTTGGATGCGCCGCGCATCGTGCAAGAGTTGAAAGCGATGGGTGTTAAAGAACTGGCTGTCGTTTATGACGAAAAGGAAGACGTGGATTTCAAGGCCTTCCCGCAGGGCATCGAGATCAAGGAACGCGCCGGTCTGATGGATGTGCAAAAGCGCATGGCAGAGGTCAAGGGCGTGTCGGCCATCGTCTATATCCAGACCTGCGCCGCCGAGAAGCGCCGCCGCCGCAAGCGGGGCCTGTTTCCGGACCCGGACAAGCGGGTGTTCATCAATACGGATGTCTGCGAAGGGTGCGGCGATTGCGGTGTGCAATCAAACTGCGTGTCAATCGTGCCGATCGAGACGGAATTGGGCCGGAAACGGGCGATTGATCAATCATCGTGCAACAAGGATTACAGCTGCGTCAAAGGGTTCTGTCCCAGCTTTGTCACGCTGGAAGGTGCGCAAATCCGCAAGGGCGCGACAACCGAGCTGAAGCTGCCGGATATGCCGTCGCCAGAACTGCCAGCAATTAACGGCACGCATAACGTCGTGATCACCGGCGTCGGGGGCACGGGCGTTGTGACCATCGGCGCAGTGTTGGCGCAGGCGGCACAGATCGACGGTAAGGGGGCCGGGATGATGGAAATGGCCGGGCTGGCGCAAAAGGGTGGCGCGGTGCATATCCATTGCCGTATCGCCGAGACGCCGGGGGATATCAGCGCGATCCGCGTAGCAACGGGCGAATGTCACGCGCTGATCGGCGGCGATCTGGTGGTTTCTGCCGGGGCCAAGACGCTGGGCCTTACATCACGCGGACAGACCGGGGCCGTGGTCAACAGTCACGAGATCATCACAGGCGATTTCACCCGAAACACTGAGTTTAAGCTGCCGTCGGATCGGCTGGCGCTGGCGCTGGAGGCGCGACTGGGGGACGATGTACAGCTATTCGATGCGTCAGAACTGGCCAAGGCAGTGATGGGGGATTCGATCTTTTCCAACATGATGATCTTTGGCGCAGCATGGCAGCGCGGGCTGGTGCCGATCAGCCATGACGCGATTACGCAGGCGATTGCGCTGAACGGGGCGGCGGTGGAGAAAAACCTGCGCGCCTTTGAGAGTGGGCGTTGGGCCGCGCTATACCCGCAGGAAGCGGTCGGATTGCTGACGCCAAACGTGGTTAATATGCCTAAATCGCTGGAGGAAAAGATCGCCTATCGCGCGGATCAACTGGTGGCCTATCAGGGCAAGAGGCTGGCCAAACGCTATCGCAGGCTGGTGGATGGGATCGAGGATCGTGAGGTCCGCGAAGCTGTTGCGCAAGGGTATCACAAGCTTCTGTCCTACAAGGATGAATATGAGGTCGCGCGCCTGTTGCTGAGCAGCCGGGACAAGGCGAAAGCCGAATTCGATGGCGATTTCAAAATGCGCTTTCACCTTGCTCCGCCGATTCTGGCGAAAAAGGCGACGGATGGTCGACCGCAAAAACGTGAGTTCGGTCCGTGGATGGAGTGGCCCATGCGTGTGTTGGTCAAGTTTCGCAAACTGCGCGGCACGCCGCTGGATGTCTTTGGCTACACCGCTGAGCGTAAAATGGAGCGTGCGCTGATTAAACAGTACGAGGCGGACATGGCCGACGTGTTGCCACGGCTGACCGACGAGACGCGTGATTTGATCGTGGCGCTGGCCGAGTTACCGTTGCAAATTCGCGGATTCGGCCCGGTCAAAGCCGCGAACGAGGCCAAGGCTGCGAAGACGCGCGAGGGATTGCTATCGGCGATGCGCGTCGGTGGTGGGATCGTGGCACAGGCAGCGCAGTGA
- the prmC gene encoding peptide chain release factor N(5)-glutamine methyltransferase, whose amino-acid sequence MTVQEALAFGVSQLADAGIDSAARDARRLMAHALGVGPDRITLHLRDELEAGPEAVYFADLSERAERRPVSHLVGGRDFYGRWFSVNEDVLDPRPETETLIAAALELTFRDVLDLGTGTGCILLILLAENPTATGIGVDVSAAALRVAKRNADALGVADRCALVVSDWWQGVAGQFDLIVSNPPYIAAAEMAGLAPELGFEPRMALTDEKDGLSAYRIIAGGAGAHLAPDGMLMVEIGHSQGGAVAAMLQDAGFVDVQIRTDLDGRDRVVMGRKPAQMSI is encoded by the coding sequence ATGACAGTTCAAGAGGCACTGGCCTTTGGTGTGTCTCAGCTTGCCGATGCCGGTATCGACAGCGCGGCGCGTGATGCGCGGCGGCTGATGGCGCATGCGCTGGGCGTTGGACCGGACCGGATTACGCTGCATCTGCGGGACGAATTGGAGGCTGGCCCCGAGGCAGTCTATTTCGCCGACCTGTCAGAGCGCGCCGAGCGCAGACCAGTGTCCCATCTGGTTGGCGGGCGGGATTTTTATGGTCGCTGGTTTAGCGTGAATGAGGATGTTTTAGACCCAAGGCCGGAAACCGAAACCCTGATTGCAGCCGCGTTGGAACTGACGTTTAGGGATGTTCTGGACCTTGGCACAGGAACGGGCTGCATCCTGTTGATACTATTGGCGGAAAACCCCACCGCGACTGGCATCGGCGTGGATGTGTCGGCTGCGGCGCTGAGGGTGGCCAAACGCAACGCCGATGCGCTGGGTGTTGCGGATCGCTGCGCCTTGGTGGTTTCGGATTGGTGGCAAGGCGTTGCAGGGCAGTTTGACCTGATCGTGAGCAATCCGCCCTATATCGCCGCTGCCGAGATGGCGGGGCTCGCGCCCGAACTGGGTTTTGAGCCGCGCATGGCGTTGACGGACGAGAAAGACGGGCTGTCGGCCTACCGGATCATCGCCGGAGGTGCGGGCGCGCATCTGGCCCCTGACGGTATGTTGATGGTCGAAATCGGGCACAGCCAAGGCGGGGCCGTCGCCGCAATGTTGCAGGATGCGGGCTTTGTAGACGTACAGATTCGCACCGATCTGGATGGCCGTGACCGTGTTGTGATGGGGCGAAAACCCGCGCAAATGTCTATATAA
- the ccmE gene encoding cytochrome c maturation protein CcmE: MKSLKKQRRIQIIAITIVALIVATGLIGYAMRDGINFFRSPSEVIAAPPSPAEVFRIGGLVEVGSLQRGQGETVRFSVTDGGATVPVEYTGVLPDLFEEDQGMVGLGSYDGTVFTATEILAKHDEDYMPKEVVDALKEQGVYQEPSDG; encoded by the coding sequence ATGAAATCGCTCAAGAAGCAGCGCCGCATCCAGATCATCGCCATCACTATTGTGGCGCTGATCGTGGCAACCGGTCTGATCGGCTATGCGATGCGCGACGGGATCAACTTTTTCCGCAGCCCGAGTGAAGTCATCGCGGCGCCGCCCAGCCCGGCAGAGGTGTTCCGCATCGGCGGGCTGGTCGAGGTCGGCAGTCTGCAACGCGGGCAGGGCGAAACGGTGCGATTCTCTGTGACTGATGGCGGCGCAACTGTGCCAGTGGAATATACCGGCGTCCTGCCGGATCTGTTCGAAGAGGATCAGGGCATGGTCGGTCTGGGCAGCTATGACGGGACGGTTTTCACCGCGACCGAGATTCTGGCCAAGCACGACGAGGACTATATGCCCAAGGAAGTAGTGGACGCGCTGAAAGAGCAGGGTGTCTATCAAGAACCGTCCGATGGGTAA